In Babylonia areolata isolate BAREFJ2019XMU chromosome 19, ASM4173473v1, whole genome shotgun sequence, a single window of DNA contains:
- the LOC143293357 gene encoding uncharacterized protein LOC143293357: MSHFTTPVYMSHLTTPVNMSHPCLHVTLHHTCLHVTLHTCLHVTPHHTFLHVTPLSTCHLTTPFYMSHPCLHVTSPHLSTCHTPVYMSHLTTPFYMSHPCLHVTSPHLSTCHTPVYMSPHHTCLHVTPLSTCHLTTPVYMSHPCLHVTPHHTCLHVTPLSTCHTSPHLSTCHTPVYMLHFTTPFYMSHPCLHVTSPHLSTCHTPVYVSHLTTPVYMSHLTTPVYMSHPCLHVTSPHLSTCHTSPHLSTCHTPVYMSHLTTPVYMSHLTTPVYMSHLTTPVYMSPVTPHHTCLRHTPVYMSHLTTPVYMSHLTTPVYMSHPCLHVTPHHACLHVTPLSTCHLTTPVYMSHLTTPVYMSHPCLHVTPHHTCLHVTPHHTCLHVTCHTSPHLSMSHPCLHVTPHHTCLHVTPLSTCHTLSTCHTSPHLSTCHTSPHLSTCHTLSTCHTSPHLSTCHTSPHLSTCHTPVYKSHLTTPVYMSPVTPHHTCLHVTPLSMCHTSPHLSTCDMVNLSHITTT; encoded by the coding sequence AtgtcacacttcaccacacctgtctacatgtcacacctcaccacacctgtcaacatGTCACACCCCTGTCTACAtgtcacacttcaccacacctgtctacatgtcacacttcacacctgtctacatgtcacacctcaccacacctttcTACATGTCACACCCCTGTCTACatgtcacctcaccacacctttcTACATGTCACACCCCTGTCTACAcgtcacctcaccacacctgtctacatgtcacacccctgtctacatgtcacacctcaccacacctttcTACATGTCACACCCCTGTCTACatgtcacctcaccacacctgtctACATGTCACACCCCTGTCTACatgtcacctcaccacacctgtctACATGTCACACCCCTGTCTACatgtcacctcaccacacctgtctacatgtcacacccctgtctacatgtcacacctcaccacacctgtctacatgtcacacccctgtctacatgtcacacctcaccacacctgtctACATGTCACACCCCTGTCTACATGTTACACTTCACCACACCTTTCTACATGTCACACCCCTGTCTACatgtcacctcaccacacctgtctACATGTCACACCCCTGTCTACgtgtcacacctcaccacacctgtctACATGTCACACCTTACCACACCTGTCTACATGTCACACCCCTGTCTACatgtcacctcaccacacctgtctacatgtcacacctcaccacacctgtctacatgtcacacccctgtctacatgtcacacctcaccacacctgtctacatgtcacacctcaccacacctgtctacatgtcacacctcaccacacctgtctacatgtcacctgtcacacctcaccacacctgtctACGTCACACCCCTGTCTAcatgtcacacctcaccacacctgtctacatgtcacacctcaccacacctgtctACATGTCACACCCCTGTCTACATGTCACACCTCACCACGCCTGTCTACATGTCACACCCCTGTCTACatgtcacctcaccacacctgtctacatgtcacacctcaccacacctgtctacatgtcacacccctgtctacatgtcacacctcaccacacctgtctacatgtcacacctcaccacacctgtctacatgtcacctgtcacacctcaccacacctgtctATGTCACACCCCTGTCTAcatgtcacacctcaccacacctgtctacatgtcacacccctgtctacatgtcacaccctgtctacatgtcacacctcaccacacctttctacatgtcacacctcaccacacctgtctacatgtcacaccctgtctacatgtcacacctcaccacacctgtctacatgtcacacctcaccacacctgtctACATGTCACACCCCTGTCTACaagtcacacctcaccacacctgtctacatgtcacctgtcacacctcaccacacctgtctACATGTCACACCCCTGTCTATgtgtcacacctcaccacacctgtctACATGTGACATGGTaaacctgtcacacatcaccacaacatga